ACGGGTGAATGTATCGGTCGCGACCGTGAAAGACGGCCATATCCGCCTGCGCGTGTGGGAACGCGGCGCCGGCATCACCGAAGCCTGCGGCACCGCTGCGTGCGCGGCCACCGTTGCCGCCTTCCGGCGCGGACTGACTGACCGCCATGCCACTGTCGAGCTTGACGGCGGCACGCTCGAGATCGTCTGGTTGCCCGATGGCAGCGTGCAGATGACAGGCGACGCCGTCCTTTCCTATGCGGGCGAGGTGGCGCTGTGAGCGACACGATGAAAGAACATGGGGTCGATATCGTCACCTTCGGCTGCCGCCTCAACGCCTATGAAAGCGAAGTGATGCGCCGCCACGCAGAGGCAGCGGGCCTTGAAGATATCATCATCATCAACACCTGCGCGGTCACGGCCGAGGCGACCCGTCAGGCACGCCAGTCTATCCGCAAGCTGAAGCGCGAGCGCCCCGACGCCAAGATCGTCGTCACCGGCTGCGCGGCGCAGGTTGACCCCGGCCAGTTCGCCAGCATGGAAGAAGTGACCAGCGTGATCGGCAACCAGGAAAAGCTGGAAGCCAAATCCTTCGCCTCGCTCGCCACCAACGGGCTGGAGCGTGTGGCGGTGAATGACATTTTCTCGGTTAAGGAAACGGCGGGTCACCTGATCGACGGCTTCGGCGAACGCGCCCGCGCCTTCGTGCAAATCCAGAATGGCTGTAATCACCGCTGCACCTTCTGCATCATCCCCTATGGCCGCGGCAACAGCCGCTCGGTTCCGATGGGTGAAGTGATTGACCAGATCAAACGCCTCACCGACCGTGGCTTCAAGGAAGTGGTGCTGACGGGCGTGGATATCACCTCATTCGGCGAAGACCTGCCGGGCACGCCGTCCCTCGGTGCCCTCGTCCAGAAAATCCTGAAGCTGGTGCCGGATCTGCCGCGCCTGCGCATTTCCTCCATCGACAGTATCGAGGTCGACGAGCCGCTGTATGACGCCATCACCGGCGACGCCCGCGTGATGCCGCACCTGCATCTGTCCTTGCAGGCTGGCGACAATATGATCCTGAAGCGGATGAAACGCCGGCACTTGCGGGAAGATGCCATCGAATTCGCGACCCGCGTGCGCGCCCATCGCCCCGATATGGTGTTCGGCGCCGATATCATCGCCGGGTTCCCGACCGAAACCGAAGAGATGTTCGAAAACTCGCTGAAGCTTGTGGACGACTGCAGCCTCACCTGGCTGCATGTCTTCCCCTATTCCGAGCGCGAGGGCACACCTGCCGCCAAGATTCCCAATCAGGTGCCGAAGCAGATCCGCAAGGACCGCGCTGCGCGCCTGCGTGCGGCTGGCGAGAAAAAAGTCGCCGAGCTATTCGCCGCCAGCGTGGGCCGTGAAGCCATGGTGCTCGTCGAGCGCACTGATGCCGACGGCAAGGCCACCGGCCATACCGAACAATTCATTCCCGTCGTCCTCGACCGCCCGGCCGAGCCCGGCGATCTCGTGAAAGTGCGCCTCGCCGCGCTTTCGGATGCCGTGATGGCGGGCACAACGATCTAGTTTCCAAGGATTTCCATGTCGGATACGCAGAAGAAAAGCTGGTTCCAGCGCCTGAAGGATGGCCTTAAACGCTCCACGGGTGCGATCTCCACGGGCATCGGCAACATCTTCACCAAGCGCAAGCTGGATGACGACACGCTTGAAGAGCTGGAAGAACTGCTGATCACCGCCGACCTCGGCGTGTCGGTGGCGGGCAAGCTGACGCAAGCGCTCGCCAAGGGTCGCTACGACAAGGAAATCGACGAGGAAGAGGTGAAAACCGTCCTCGCTGCCGAGATCGAGGCCATGCTGGCGCCCGTTGCCAAGCCGCTTGATGTGAACAAGGGCCTGAAGCCCCATGTGATCCTGATGACCGGTGTGAACGGGGCGGGCAAAACCACCACCATCGGCAAGCTCGCCAAGCAGTACCGCGATGCCGGCAAGCGCGTGATGATGGCGGCGGGCGACACGTTCCGCGCCGCCGCCGTCGAGCAGCTTGTGGTGTGGGGCGAGCGCGCCGGGGTGCCTGTCATCACCAAGGAGATCGGGTCGGATGCCGCAGCCCTCGCCTTTGAAGCCGTTGACCGCGCCATTCAGGACGGCGTCGATGTGCTGCTGATCGATACTGCCGGCCGCCTGCAGAACCGCCGCGAACTGATGGACGAACTGGCCAAGGTTGTCCGCGTGATCGGCAAGAAGCTCGACGGTGCTCCGCACGACACCGTCATCGTGCTGGATGCCACCACGGGCCAGAATGCCCTGCATCAGGTGGAGGTTTTCAAGGAAATCGCCAAACTGACCGGCATCGTCATGACGAAGCTGGATGGCACCGCACGCGGCGGTGTGCTCGTTGCCTGCGCCGAGAAATTCAGCCTGCCCGTCCATGCCATCGGTGTGGGCGAGGGGATCGAAGACCTGCAACCCTTCTCCCCCCGCGATTTCGCCCGCATGATTGTCGGGCTGGAATAAGCGGCTCATCCCGCCCCCTTTGCGGCAAATCAAAAAATTGCCGCCGGATTGGGTTAGAGTTACCCTCAAGGTGAACTCTGGGAGGGGTAGACATGAGCACCAGCACAACCAATCTGTCGAAGCAGCCGATCACCGGGCCGGCGCTGAACCGCATCACGCTTGAAAGCCCATGGAAATGGCTGGCCGCTGGCTGGAAGGACCTTTGGGCCAATGCCAGCCTCAGCCTGATGTATGGCGCGCTGTTTGCGGGCGTTGCCGTGCTTCTGTTCTTCGGGCTGATGTCGGTGGATATGACCGCGCTCATCCTCGTGCTTGCCGCCGGGTTCCTGCTGCTGGGCCCCATGCTCGCCGTCGGGCTTTATGAAGCCAGCTGGCGGATGGAAACGGGCAAGCCCGTCACCTTTGCCGACATGCTGATCGTGCGGACCAAATCCCCCGTGCAGCTTGCCTATATCGGCCTCACGCTCGCCTTCATGTTCCTCGCCTGGGTGCGGATCGCCTCGCTCCTTTACGCCATCATGTGGGGGGACCAGCCCTTCCCACCGATCGATGATTTCATCCCGACGCTCCTGAATACCGTGCGCGGGGCCGTGATGCTGGCGCTCGGCACCATCATCGGCGGCGCCATCGCCTTTGCCGTGTTTGCGGTGAGCGTGATTTCGGTGCCGATGCTGGCGCACCGCAACACCGATTTCATGACGGCGATCATCACCTCGATCCGGGCCGTGCGCGAAAACTTCTGGCCGATGGCGCTGTGGGCATGGCTGATCGCGCTTCTGTCGGCTTTCGGGATTGCATTCCTGTTTGTTGGTCTCGTGATTGTTTTCCCGCTTGTGGGTCATGCCACATGGCACGCCTACCGCGATCTCGTGACAGCGAACGACTGAACGAATTGCAGATAGCCTTTGGCTTAGGCCGCCGCTAATCTTCCCCCACTGCTTTTGTGGGGGAAATTTTATGCGCCAGACCATCCTTGGTGTCGTATTCGTTGCGGCCCTTTCCGTTCCGTCCCATGCGGACGATGCCCTTCCGTTCAAGGAAGCCGATCTTGACGCCAGCGTGGCTGCTGCCATGCAGGCCTTTGAAACACCCGGCGTATCGGTCGGCGTGGTGAAAGACGGCAAGCTCGTCTTTTCCAAAGGCTATGGCATCGCCAATGTGGAAACGGGCGCGCCTGTGACGCCCGACACGATCTTCGGCATCGCCTCGCATACCAAGGCCTATACGGCAGCCGCCCTTGCCATGCTCATCGATGAAGGCAAGCTCAGCTGGAACGACCGGGTGATCGACCATATCCCCGAGTTCCGCATGTCGGACGCGTGGGTGACCCGCGAATTTACCATCAAGGACCTTCTGACCCACCGGTCGGGGCTTGATCTCGGCGCCGGGGACCTGCTGATTTTCCCCGAGGTGGAAACCAGCCGCCAGGAAATCATCATGGCAATGCGGCACCTGAAGCCGGTTTCATCCTTCCGCGACAAGTTCGATTACGACAACCTCCTCTACATCATCGCGGGTGAAGTGGTGGGCCGCGTTTCGGGCATGCCGTGGGAAGAGTTTATCGAGAAGCGCATCTTCGCGCCCCTTCAAATGGACAGCTGCCGCGCGCTGCCCGAAGGCCTTTCGGCGGATGCCCCGCGCGCCTATCCGCACATGACCGTGGACGGCAAACTGACCGTCACCAAGTTCGACAAGGGCGACCCGACGACCGCGGCCGGCTCGATCAACTGTTCGCTCACCGATCACGCCAAATGGGTAGCCGTGCAGCTGAACGGCGGCAAGATGGCTGATGGCACGCCGCTTTTCTCGGAAGCGCGCCACAAGGAAATGTGGACGCCCATCACCCCGCTCGGCGGCGATGCCTTTGGCCGCCCGCCCTATAACACCCATTTCAAGTCATACGGCCTTGGCTGGTTCCTTGATGACATGAACGGCCAGCTGCATGTCTATCACTCGGGCGGGCTCATCGGCATGGTGACCTATACGAACCTGCTGCCCGAAGAAAGCCTCGGCGTCATCGTCTTCACCAACAATATGAACGGCTACACGATGCGCTCGCTAACGAACGAGCTTCTTGACGCCTATCTCGGTGTTGATAACGGCGACTGGGTCGAGCAATCGAAAAAAGATTATGCCGAGCGGCTGGCAAACGCCGACAAGGTGGTGGCCGAAGCCAAAGCAGCAGCCAGCGGCGCCAAGTCGAAAGCCCAGAAGGCCGATGCCTACACCGGCACCTACCGCGATGCCTGGTACGGCGACATGGTGGTGACGGCCGAGAAAGGCAAACTCAGGATGACCTCGAAACGCAGCGCGCAACTGAAGGGCGACATGGTGCATTTCAACCGCGATACCTTCATCGTGCGCTGGGATGACCGCACCCTTGATGCCGATGCCTATGCCACCTTCCAGTTCGGCCCCGATGGCAAGCCGACGAAAGTGGAAATGAAGCCGGTCTCACCGCTGACCGACTTCTCGTTCGATTTCCAGCATCTGGATCTTCAGCGCGTTCAGGAATAGCGCTGCGCCCTTCGAGACGCCCTTTCGGGCTCCTCAGGACGAACGGGAGACAAGCACCGTTCGGACTGAGGAGCGGCAGGGCCGCGTCTCGAAGTCCGCTATTCGGTTTGGGATTTCTTGTCGTCCGTTTCCGCATCCTCGTCATCGTCGATGAGGATGCGCTCGGCGGCGCCGTCCAGATCATCGAACTGGCCGGATTTCATCGACCAGAGGAAGGCGGCAAGGCCAAGCCCGCCAAGGAACAGGGCGATAGGGATCAGGAACAAAAGGGCGCTCATGCAGCTTCCTCCCCCGCTTTGGCGCGCCTGAGCCGAAGCGCATTTGCCACCACCACGATGGACGAGCCCGACATGGCAATCGCCGCCACCATCGGCGTCACATGGCCCAGCACGGCAAGCGGCACGGCAATCACATTATAGCCGATGGCGAGGCCGAAGTTTTCAAGCGTCAGCCCCTTGGTGCGCTTTGCGATCGACAGAAGCAGCGTGACGGCCTTCAGGCTTTTGCCCTGGAACACAAAGTCCGCTGCCGTCTGCGTGACATCCGAGCCCGACGCGGGCGAGATGGAAACATGCGCTGCCCGCAGGGCCGGCGCGTCATTGAGCCCGTCGCCCACCATCAGCACCTGAGCGCCTTTGGCTTTCAGGTCCTCAAGCGCTGCAATCTTGTCATCCGGGTGGCAGCTACCCCGCCAGTCGGTGATGCCAAGCTCGCCTGCGACCTTTTCGGCGACCTCGGCCCGGTCACCGGAGAGGAGCATCACATGGATACCCTGCCCCTTCAGGCTGGCGATGGCTTCAGCGGCACCGGGGCGGATATCATCGGCGAAGGCGAAATGCACCGGGGCCGCGTCCCCGCGTTTCAGCCACAGTTCCGGGCCGGTCGCAACGGCAGCATCGTCACCGACACCCACATGCTTGCGGCTGCCGAGGCGCACTTCGCTGCCCTGATAAAAGCCGACGATGCCAGCCCCCGGTATCTCCCGCACCTCATCAAACATCGGCATGCGCCCCTTGGACGCCGCCTTGTTGACAGCAACCGCGAGCGGGTGGCGGCTGGCGGCAGCAAGGCCACCGGCGAAAGCGAGATCGGTGGAGGCAATGGCGGTGGGGTCCAGAAGCGTCAGCTCCCCCATCGTCAGGGTGCCGGTTTTATCGAACACGACCGTATCGATGGTGGCGAGACGCTCCAGCCCGTCTGCCGCCTTGATCAGAACGCCAGCCATGAGGAGCCGCCCGGCGGCCACCACCTGCACCACAGGCACGGCAAGGCCAAGCGCGCAGGGGCAAGTGATGATCAGCACGGCAATCGCGCGCATCAGGCCGGTGTGGGCGTCCATGAGCCCCCACCATGAAAGGAACGTGATGGCGGCAAGGATATGGACGACCGGCGCATAAAGCCGCGCCAGCCGGTCAGCGAGCCGCACGAAGCGGCCCCGGCCCTGTTCGGCGGCTTCCATCAGGCGGACGATTTCGGCCAGCAGCGTGCTTTCGCCGCGCCCTTCGACCCGCACCTTGATCGGGGCATTGAGGTTCAGCGTACCCGCAAACACCTTGGTGCCTTTGCCTGCTGTCACCGGCATGGTTTCGCCGGTTACAAGCGAGGCGTCGATATCGCTGGTGCCGTCCTCGACAATGCCATCGACCGGTACCCGCATGCCGGTGGCGACCAGCACAAGCGCGCCTTTTTCCACCTCGTCTGCCGGCATGGTGCGGTGGGTGCCATCAGGTTCCAGCACCGTGGCGGGCACGGCCTTCAGTGCCAGCAGGTTCTGGGCGGCATCCGATGCCTTCGCCCGCATCCGGTGATCAAGATAACGCCCGATGAGGAGGAAGAAGAGAAGCATGACGCCGGCGTCGAAATAGACATGTTCGGCCCCGCGCATGGCCTCCCCGATGCTGGCGAAATAGGAAAGGATCACCGCGAGCGAGATCGGCACATCCATATTGGTGTGGCCGGTGCGCAGCACTTCCCACGCGCTGCGGAAGAAGGGCTGGCCAGCAACCGAAATGCCGAGAAGGGCAATGAGCGCGGACACCCAGTGGAACAGCCCGCGCGTGCCCATATCCATCTCGCTGCCGTCCCAGACGGATACCGAGAAGAGCATGATATTCATGGTGGCGAAGCCGGCGACCGCGAGCGCGATCAGCAGGCGGCGGGCCTCCCGGTCGGTGCCCGCCTTGTCAACCGCTGCACGGAACGGTGTCGCCGGGAAACCGAGCGCGCCGAGCTTGCCGACAAGGGCGTCAAGATCGAGCGTTCCGGGATTGAAGCGCACACTGACCCGGTGAGTCGTCAGGTTCGCCCGTGCGCGGTCGATCCCGTCTTCCCCGCCAAGGCCTTTCTCGATCCTCGAAATGCAGGCGGCGCAGTGCATGGAAGGCACCAGAAGCTCGGCTTCGGCGAGGCCTCCCTCCACGGGGCGGATATAGGGATTGAGAGCAGCTTCACTCATGACGTTTCAGCGATCGATCATTCACAGCGCGCGGGGACATTCTCGCCGATCATCACGGCGTCGTCCTGCCGGAAGACGACAAGCCCGTCGCGTTCAAACTCGGTCCGCAGGCGCCAGCAGCCTTCGAGCGGCATCTTCGCCTGCCCCTCATAGCGGCCCTCACCGGTCGGCTGCAGGATGATGACTTCATCCAAATCCTGCCGCGCGGGTCGGCGTACCAGCACACGGCCTTCGCGGAAGAAGACCGGATCATCCGCCTTGTCGCGCAAGCGTACGGCGATCTTCACCTCGCCCGGCCCGCCGACAGTGGAAAGCCCAAGCCGCCAGCCGAGGGCCGCCTGCGTTTTTGCGGATTCGATCTCGCGGTTATAGTCGCGGCCGCGCTTGTAGGCCTCGTCGGTTTCAAGGCCTGAGAAGCTGTCGACCGCTTCAAACACCATCAATCCGTTGACGAAGAAGACAACACCGAAGAAAGCGAGGATGGCAATCAGCGCATGGCGGCCGGTGAACCGGCCTTTTTCTTGAGGTTCCGACATGGAAATCATGACCTTGGTCCGTTGAAGGGGGCATTCTGCCGCGAGATGACGTGGCCGTCCATATCGACAATCTCGAAAGTGATTTCGCCCTTGCCGGAGGTCAGCACGCCTTCGGTGATGGCGTCCGCTGGCAGCACGGCAAACACCTTGAAGGCCGCTGAATCATCGGGCGGCAGGCTGACCTGCAGTTCCTTGCCTTCCGCATGGTCGGTCGAGCGCAGCGTCAGGCCTTTGAGGCCGCTTGCCCGGATCGCCAGCGGACGGTCGGCATGCTGCTTGTTCATCAGGCGGATCACATAGCCGTTCCGCACATCGCCCGAAGACAGCCGCACGAAAAGCGGGTTCCGGTCCTTGATAATGTTCACGTCGAGGTCCGCGCGCACGATCAGCGAGGCCAGCATGATGCCGCCCACCAGCACGATGAGCCCCATATAGATGAAGGTACGGGCCCGGAAGATCAGGCTCGTGCCCTTCTTCGTCACATGCTCTTCGGGGGCGTAACGGATCAGGTTGCGGGGGCGTTCGATCTTGTCCATCACGCCGTTGCAGGCATCAACGCACAGTGCGCACTGGATACATTCAAGCTGGAAGCCATCGCGGATATCGATACCGGTGGGGCACACCGCCACGCACTGCTTGCAATCTATACAGTCCCCCAGCACGTCTCCCGCCGCTGCCGCCTTCAGGCTGCCGCGCGGTTCGCCGCGTTTCTTGTCGTAGGAAACAAGCAGGGTGTTTTCATCGACGAGCGCCCCCTGGATACGCGGCCACGGGCACATATAGATGCAGACCTGCTCCCGCGCGATACCGCCCAGAAGATAGGTCGAGAAGGTAAGCCCGCCCGCGAACAGGTAGCTCGTCAGCGGTGCTGTACCGGTGAGGAACTGTTTGGCGAGCGTGGGCGCATCGCCGAAATAGAAGACGAAGGCACCACCGGTGAGCGCCGCCACGACAAGCCACGCAAGGTGCGTCGACACCTTCAGGAACAGCTTCTTCGCGCTCCACGGCGATTTGTCGAGCTTGATACGCTGGTTGCGGTCCCCCTGTATCCAGCGCTCAATATGGACGAAAAGGTCGGTCCAGACCGTTTGCGGACAGGCATAGCCGCACCAGGCACGACCGATGGCCGACGTGGTGAGGAAAAGCGCGAGGGACGCGAGGATCAGAAGCCCGGTCGCGTAGTAAACCTCCTGCGCCCAGATCTCGAGCCCGAAGAAATAGGCCTTGCGGGTCGGGAAATCGATCAGGAAGGCCTGATCCGGCACGCCGAGGCCACGGTCGAACCTGATCCAGGGCAGCAGATAGTAAACCGAGAGGGTGAGGGCCATCACGACCCATTTGATCATCCGGAACTGGCCGTAAACACGCCGCGGATAGACCTTCTTGCGGTCGGCATAAAGCTGGTCGCGCTGGTCGCCGCGGTTGACGGCTGCGGCATCCGGGGTGCCGAGGGGGCTATTGATGGGATTCAGTTTTTCCATGGTTTTCTTCCACCTGGCTTCGAGGCCTCGGGCCTCGTCGGAAGATCGCGGCGGCACCCCTCAATGCCGCCGCAACCGTTGGCTATGGAGAAGGCCTCAACGGCCTTCCATCGGGGCGGCTTCACCGCCACCGAGGCTATAGACATAGAGGGCGAGCTGCTTGATGGTCGCATCGTCCAACCGGCCAGCCCATGCCGGCATCACGCCACGACGGGCATAAGCCACCGTCTCGTAGATCGCCGCGCGGTCGCCGCCATAAAGCCAGATGGCATCGGCAAGCTTCGGCGCGCCGAGATCATGGCTGCCGGCACCGCCTTCCATATGGCAAGCCGCACACTGCTCCTCATAGACGACCGCACCGCGTGCCACGCGGGCGGCATCTTCCGACTTACCCGACAGCGACAGGACATATTCGGTCACGTCCAGCACGCCGTCGCGGTCCAGAATACCGTCCGCGAGGAAGCGGGGCATGTCGCTGAGGCGGGTTTCAGGATCGGTTTCCGACCGGATGCCGTGCTGGATCGTGGTGTAGATGGCGTCGATAGTGCCGCCCCACAGCCAGTCATCGTCATTGAGGTTCGGGAAGCCCTTGAAACCCTGCGCGCCCGAGCCGTGACAGCCCGCGCAATTGTCGCCGAAGGCTGCCTTGCCACCCTGCAGGGCGAAGTCGTGCAGTTCGTCGCTCGCCGTGATGGCGGCGAAGTCGGCACTGCGGATTTCATCCACATATTTCGCCTGTTCGGCCTTCACGGCACCGATCTCGTCGGCAACCTCGGTACGCTGGGCATAGTCGGCCGTGCCTTTGACATAGGTCCAGCCGTCGCTCGACGGGAAGGGCCACGACGGATACACAATCGTGTAGCCGATGGCGAAGAGGATGCAGGCGTAGAAGGTATAGAGCCACCATTTCGGCAAGGGATTGTTCAGTTCCTTGATGCCGTCCCACTCATGGCCCGTTGTCTCGACACCCGAAATCTCGTCGATGTCTTTTTCATGCTTGTCGCTCATGACCGGTCTCCTTTGCCGCCAGTGGCAGCAGGCATGTCATCATCGTCGCGGAGCGGCGCGGACGCCGCCCGGTTGAACTTCGCGCTGTTGCCCGGCCAAAGGGCATAGAAAACCGCGACCACGAAGAGGGTAACCAGAAGGATCAGCCCTCCCGTTTCCGCGAAATAGATGGCGTCTTGATAAGTCATCTAGGCCTCCCGTCAGCGCGCGTTCTCTTCGGCCTTGTACAGGTCGAAGTCGACAAGTGTGCCAAGCATCTGCAGGTAGGCGACAAGGGCATCAAGCTCTGTCGGGCTGCCCGGCTTGGCGTCGAAGTTGCGGATCTGCACCTTGTCGCCGTAGCGACCGACAAGGCCGTCGTATCCTTCCGAGAAGGGATCGAGCTGGGCTTCAAGGTCTTCCTTGCCAGCCTCGACCATTTCGTCCGAATAGGGCACGCCCACGGTCTGGTGCGCCTTCATCAGCGCTTCGACATGCTCGTATTTGAGCGGTGTGGAAGCGAGGAAGGGATAGCCCGGCATCACCGTTTCCGGCACCACGCTTGCGGGCGCTGTCATATGCAGGACATGCCATTCATCCGAATATTTGCCGCCAACACGGGCAAGATCAGGCCCCGTGCGTTTCGACCCCCACTGGAAGGGATGGTCGTACATGCTTTCGGCCGCCAGACTATAGTGGCCGTAGCGTTCGACCTCGGCCCGAAGCGGGCGGACCATCTGGCTGTGGCAATTGTAGCAGCCCTCGCGGATATAGATTTCGCGCCCCATCAGCTCGAGCGGGGTATAGGGCCGCATGCCCTCCACCTTTTCGATCGTGCTTTTGATAAGGAACAGGGGAACGATCTCCACAAGGCCGCCGATCGCCACAACGATCAGGACAAGCACCAGCATGAGGATCGAGTTCTTCTCGATGGTTCCATGATTGAAGGCCATGATGTGCGCCCTCCTATTCTGCGGCCGACAGGGCGGGTTCGATAACTTCCTCGCCCTTCCTGACGTCGCCCTTGATGGTCTTGTAGATGTTGAAGGCCATGATCAGCGAACCGATCACGAAGAGGAGGCCGCCGCCGGCGCGGATCACATAATAGATGTGCATCTGCTCGACGCTCTCGACGAAGCTGTATTTCAGGAAGCCGAGGTTATCGTAGGCGCGCCACATCAGGCCCTGCATGATGCCGGCAACCCACATCGACGAGATGTAGAGAACGATACCGAGCGTCGAGACCCAGAAGTGCCATTCAACAAGGCGGGTGGAATAAAGCTGCTTGCGGCCCCAGCACCATTTGGCAAGGCAATAGATGGCGCCGAAGCTGACATAGGCCACCCAGCCGAGCGCACCCGAGTGCACGTGGCCGATTGTCCAGTCCGTATAGTGGCTGAGGCTGTTCACCGCCTTGATCGACATCAGCGGACCTTCGAAGGTGCTCATGCCGTAGAAGGCGATCGAGACAACCATCATGCGGACCACGGGGTCGGTACGCAGCTTGTCCCACGCACCCGACAGCGTCATCAGGCCGTTGATCATGCCGCCCCACGAGGGCATCCACAGCATCACCGAGAAGACCATGCCAAGCGTCTGCGACCAGTCGGGCAGTGCCGTATAGTGCAGGTGGTGCGGGCCGGCCCAGATATAGAGGAAGATCAGCGCCCAGAAGTGGATGATCGACAGCCGGTAGCTATAGACCGGGCGACCGACCGCTTTCGGCACGAAATAATACATGATGGCAAGGAAGCCGGCGGTGAGGAAGAAGCCCACCGCATTGTGGCCGTACCACCACTGAATGAGCGCATCCTGCACGCCCGAGAAAACAGCAACCGAACGGCTCGAGAAGGGGCTGATCGGCACCGCCAGGTTGTTGCCGATATGCAGCATGGCGATGGTGACGATGAAGCCGAGATAGAACCAGTTGGCCACATAGATATGCGGCTCCTTGCGCTTCATCAGCGTGCCGAGGAAGACAACGAGATAGCAGACCCAGACGACGGTCAGCCACAGGTCCACGTGCCATTCGGGTTCGGCATATTCACGGCCCTGTGTCGCACCCATCAGGTACGAGGTCGCGGCCAGCACGATGAACAGCTGGTAGCCCCAGAAGACAAACCACGAAAGGCCGTTGCCGAAAAGGCTGGCACGGCTTGTTTTCTGGACGACATAGAAGCTTGTCGCGATCAGCACGTTACCGCCGAAGGCAAAGATCACGGCACTGGTGTGCAGTGGCCGCAGGCGCCCGAAGTTCGTGAAGGACGTATCCAGATTGAGGGCCGGGAAGGCCAGCTGCAGGGCGATCACAAGCCCCACAACGAAGCCGACCACGCCCCAGAAGGTGGACGCAATCACGCCCGCGCGGACAACCCGCTCGCGGTAGGCGCCTTCCGGCGTGTTAAGCGTATCGCTGCCGAGAAAGACCACGGCGCCCACGCAGAAGGCGGCAAAAAGAAGCGCATGCAGCTGCATTACGCTGTCCCAGGCCCCCGCCGAGACAACCACGCCGCCAAGCGCCAAGGCTGAAAAAAGAATGGTGAAAATCAGGGCCGAGGCTGTCTTGCCCCGCCCGGTTCCCACCTCGGTTGCTCCATCGCATCCCATTGTTTGTCCCCTAGCTCAAGTGTGAAGGGCAGGCCGCACCCAACGGGGAGCAGCCTGTTGATGCTCCCTTGTCGCCTTATTTGCGCGACAGTCTATTGATCAGGATCAAACTTTCTCTGCGGCAGGCTGTCGCAGAGACGGAACGTCGCACCACATGTCGCACTTGGGAAAAAGTACAACGGATTGAAGAGGATGGAAATTGAAGGTTGTATGAAGGGGCGGTCAGCCGAGGCCAGCCGCCAGTTCCTTAACCCGCGCCCAAGCGGCCAGCACATCGTCCCGCGTGGTGCGGACGGCCCCGACCGAGATACGGATCACCGGGCGCCCCTTCACTTTGGTGCGGGTCAGATAGGTGAATCCGTCGTTATTCACGGCATCAAGCAGCGCTTCGGTGCGCGCGTCAGCGTCCTTGCCGGCAAGGCGGAAGGTGAGAAGCGCAAGGCTCGGGCCGGTCACCAGCTCAAAATCCTTGTCAGCCCTGATGAGCCCGGCAAGCTCCGCCGCCCAGGCCACATGG
The Gimibacter soli DNA segment above includes these coding regions:
- a CDS encoding heavy metal translocating P-type ATPase produces the protein MSEAALNPYIRPVEGGLAEAELLVPSMHCAACISRIEKGLGGEDGIDRARANLTTHRVSVRFNPGTLDLDALVGKLGALGFPATPFRAAVDKAGTDREARRLLIALAVAGFATMNIMLFSVSVWDGSEMDMGTRGLFHWVSALIALLGISVAGQPFFRSAWEVLRTGHTNMDVPISLAVILSYFASIGEAMRGAEHVYFDAGVMLLFFLLIGRYLDHRMRAKASDAAQNLLALKAVPATVLEPDGTHRTMPADEVEKGALVLVATGMRVPVDGIVEDGTSDIDASLVTGETMPVTAGKGTKVFAGTLNLNAPIKVRVEGRGESTLLAEIVRLMEAAEQGRGRFVRLADRLARLYAPVVHILAAITFLSWWGLMDAHTGLMRAIAVLIITCPCALGLAVPVVQVVAAGRLLMAGVLIKAADGLERLATIDTVVFDKTGTLTMGELTLLDPTAIASTDLAFAGGLAAASRHPLAVAVNKAASKGRMPMFDEVREIPGAGIVGFYQGSEVRLGSRKHVGVGDDAAVATGPELWLKRGDAAPVHFAFADDIRPGAAEAIASLKGQGIHVMLLSGDRAEVAEKVAGELGITDWRGSCHPDDKIAALEDLKAKGAQVLMVGDGLNDAPALRAAHVSISPASGSDVTQTAADFVFQGKSLKAVTLLLSIAKRTKGLTLENFGLAIGYNVIAVPLAVLGHVTPMVAAIAMSGSSIVVVANALRLRRAKAGEEAA
- a CDS encoding FixH family protein; translated protein: MSEPQEKGRFTGRHALIAILAFFGVVFFVNGLMVFEAVDSFSGLETDEAYKRGRDYNREIESAKTQAALGWRLGLSTVGGPGEVKIAVRLRDKADDPVFFREGRVLVRRPARQDLDEVIILQPTGEGRYEGQAKMPLEGCWRLRTEFERDGLVVFRQDDAVMIGENVPARCE
- the ccoG gene encoding cytochrome c oxidase accessory protein CcoG, whose amino-acid sequence is MEKLNPINSPLGTPDAAAVNRGDQRDQLYADRKKVYPRRVYGQFRMIKWVVMALTLSVYYLLPWIRFDRGLGVPDQAFLIDFPTRKAYFFGLEIWAQEVYYATGLLILASLALFLTTSAIGRAWCGYACPQTVWTDLFVHIERWIQGDRNQRIKLDKSPWSAKKLFLKVSTHLAWLVVAALTGGAFVFYFGDAPTLAKQFLTGTAPLTSYLFAGGLTFSTYLLGGIAREQVCIYMCPWPRIQGALVDENTLLVSYDKKRGEPRGSLKAAAAGDVLGDCIDCKQCVAVCPTGIDIRDGFQLECIQCALCVDACNGVMDKIERPRNLIRYAPEEHVTKKGTSLIFRARTFIYMGLIVLVGGIMLASLIVRADLDVNIIKDRNPLFVRLSSGDVRNGYVIRLMNKQHADRPLAIRASGLKGLTLRSTDHAEGKELQVSLPPDDSAAFKVFAVLPADAITEGVLTSGKGEITFEIVDMDGHVISRQNAPFNGPRS
- the ccoP gene encoding cytochrome-c oxidase, cbb3-type subunit III, which produces MSDKHEKDIDEISGVETTGHEWDGIKELNNPLPKWWLYTFYACILFAIGYTIVYPSWPFPSSDGWTYVKGTADYAQRTEVADEIGAVKAEQAKYVDEIRSADFAAITASDELHDFALQGGKAAFGDNCAGCHGSGAQGFKGFPNLNDDDWLWGGTIDAIYTTIQHGIRSETDPETRLSDMPRFLADGILDRDGVLDVTEYVLSLSGKSEDAARVARGAVVYEEQCAACHMEGGAGSHDLGAPKLADAIWLYGGDRAAIYETVAYARRGVMPAWAGRLDDATIKQLALYVYSLGGGEAAPMEGR
- a CDS encoding cbb3-type cytochrome c oxidase subunit 3 produces the protein MTYQDAIYFAETGGLILLVTLFVVAVFYALWPGNSAKFNRAASAPLRDDDDMPAATGGKGDRS
- the ccoO gene encoding cytochrome-c oxidase, cbb3-type subunit II, translating into MAFNHGTIEKNSILMLVLVLIVVAIGGLVEIVPLFLIKSTIEKVEGMRPYTPLELMGREIYIREGCYNCHSQMVRPLRAEVERYGHYSLAAESMYDHPFQWGSKRTGPDLARVGGKYSDEWHVLHMTAPASVVPETVMPGYPFLASTPLKYEHVEALMKAHQTVGVPYSDEMVEAGKEDLEAQLDPFSEGYDGLVGRYGDKVQIRNFDAKPGSPTELDALVAYLQMLGTLVDFDLYKAEENAR